In the genome of Halobacterium noricense, one region contains:
- the cobS gene encoding adenosylcobinamide-GDP ribazoletransferase: protein MVVTALRGALGFLTRLRVGHSEHAWAAFRESPWAFPLAGYVVGALLAVPFVFDVLPAGTVAFAYLAAIFVVTGINHLDGVADVGDALVVHGDSGERTRVLKDTKVGVGAVAAVAVAVAALTLGALGVAELPTRAAIAVVVAAEVGAKLGMATVACLGTAAHEGLGSQFTERASRRDLLSVVLVAVPAAVLSWPTPAAAATLVGASLAGLLVLWRLQGLLGGVNGDVFGAVNEVGRVVGLHLGVVAWTLC from the coding sequence GTGGTCGTGACCGCGCTCCGCGGCGCGCTCGGATTCCTGACGCGGCTCCGCGTCGGCCACAGCGAGCACGCGTGGGCGGCGTTCCGCGAATCTCCGTGGGCGTTCCCGCTGGCCGGCTACGTTGTCGGCGCGTTGCTCGCGGTCCCGTTCGTGTTCGACGTGCTCCCGGCAGGAACCGTCGCGTTCGCGTACCTGGCCGCAATCTTCGTCGTCACGGGCATCAACCACCTCGACGGCGTCGCGGACGTCGGCGACGCGCTCGTCGTCCACGGCGACAGCGGGGAGCGCACGCGCGTACTCAAGGACACGAAAGTCGGCGTCGGGGCAGTCGCAGCGGTCGCGGTCGCAGTCGCCGCGCTCACGCTCGGCGCGCTCGGCGTTGCGGAGCTGCCGACCCGCGCGGCGATTGCGGTCGTCGTCGCCGCGGAAGTCGGCGCGAAACTCGGGATGGCGACGGTGGCCTGTCTCGGCACCGCCGCGCACGAGGGGCTGGGCTCGCAGTTCACGGAACGCGCGAGCCGCCGCGACTTGCTCTCCGTCGTCCTCGTCGCCGTTCCTGCCGCCGTACTCTCGTGGCCGACGCCGGCAGCGGCGGCCACGCTCGTTGGCGCTTCCCTCGCCGGATTGCTCGTACTCTGGCGACTCCAAGGACTACTCGGCGGCGTGAACGGCGACGTCTTCGGCGCGGTCAACGAGGTCGGCCGCGTCGTCGGCCTCCATCTGGGGGTGGTCGCGTGGACGCTCTGCTGA
- the cobD gene encoding threonine-phosphate decarboxylase CobD, translating into MDPDAVRDASRVPHGGSDDPDVLDFSANVNPRMPPGVREVYEAALDDAARYPNDGYPEFRAAAAEYVDCTAERVVPTPGGLAGIRLAIETRVEPGDSVLVPYPSFGEYAREVELQGADPAFVPHDELLDADPNEHAMAVVCNPNNPTGDRYDVDALREFARRCRESDTELLVDEAFLGFTEAASLAGTPGVVVARSLTKLFGLPGIRAGFLVASGHRLDDLQTARRAWNLGTPAAAVGAHAMRQHEFVFETRERVASERQRMSQELADGFTVHDSDAPFLLLGVGGRDVDDLLVETEARGVAIRDATTFSGLDSHVRVAVCTPEENDRLLAVLGDV; encoded by the coding sequence ATGGACCCTGACGCCGTCCGCGACGCCAGCCGCGTGCCACACGGCGGCAGCGACGACCCGGACGTGCTGGACTTCTCCGCGAACGTGAACCCCCGGATGCCGCCGGGCGTGCGCGAGGTGTACGAGGCCGCGCTCGACGACGCCGCCCGCTACCCGAACGACGGCTATCCGGAGTTCCGGGCGGCTGCGGCGGAGTACGTCGACTGTACCGCCGAGCGCGTCGTCCCGACGCCGGGCGGGCTCGCGGGTATCCGGCTCGCCATCGAGACGCGCGTCGAACCCGGCGATAGCGTGCTCGTCCCGTACCCGAGCTTCGGCGAGTACGCGCGCGAAGTCGAACTCCAGGGTGCCGACCCCGCGTTCGTTCCGCACGACGAACTCCTCGACGCGGACCCCAACGAGCACGCGATGGCCGTCGTCTGCAACCCGAACAATCCCACGGGTGACCGCTACGACGTCGACGCACTCCGCGAGTTCGCACGGCGATGCCGAGAATCCGACACGGAACTGCTCGTCGACGAGGCGTTCCTCGGCTTCACCGAAGCAGCGTCGCTGGCTGGGACGCCGGGCGTCGTCGTCGCGCGCTCGCTCACCAAACTGTTCGGGCTGCCCGGCATCCGCGCGGGCTTCCTCGTGGCGTCCGGTCATCGACTGGACGACCTCCAGACGGCGCGGCGGGCGTGGAACCTCGGCACGCCCGCCGCAGCCGTCGGCGCACACGCGATGCGCCAGCACGAGTTCGTGTTCGAGACCCGCGAGCGCGTCGCCAGCGAGCGTCAGCGAATGTCACAAGAGCTCGCCGATGGCTTCACTGTCCACGATTCGGACGCGCCGTTCCTGCTGCTGGGTGTCGGTGGCCGCGACGTGGACGACCTCCTGGTCGAGACTGAAGCGCGCGGCGTCGCAATCCGGGACGCCACGACGTTCAGCGGGCTCGACAGCCACGTGCGCGTGGCTGTCTGCACCCCCGAGGAGAACGACCGCCTGCTGGCGGTGCTCGGCGATGTTTGA
- a CDS encoding adenosylcobinamide amidohydrolase produces the protein MFDASERDGVLALERERTRWLSTGWDGGLVDADRAFNVTVPEGWNPDDLDAYVDGRLADAGFSRTSDDPVLLTGVAQRHARGARCGPVEAVATVGVSNPAALPMEPAGGTLPEEPEVVAGTVNVFVGTTRALDDAALANLVAVAAEAKTATLLDTVGFPGTTTDAVIAACDPTGDSAAFSGSATRVGAAARACVRDAVRASYTSRYGDDEPPKSVADARHGVQTDVRGDVFVPDDQ, from the coding sequence ATGTTTGACGCGTCGGAGCGGGACGGCGTGCTCGCGCTCGAACGCGAGCGAACACGCTGGCTCTCCACCGGCTGGGACGGCGGGCTCGTCGACGCCGACCGCGCGTTCAACGTCACCGTCCCCGAAGGCTGGAATCCCGACGACCTCGACGCGTACGTCGATGGGCGGCTCGCGGACGCGGGATTCTCCCGGACCAGCGACGACCCGGTGTTGCTCACGGGCGTCGCGCAGCGCCACGCTCGCGGCGCGCGGTGTGGTCCCGTCGAAGCCGTCGCGACTGTCGGCGTCTCGAACCCGGCGGCGCTCCCGATGGAGCCCGCGGGCGGGACGCTCCCCGAGGAGCCCGAAGTCGTCGCCGGGACGGTGAACGTGTTCGTCGGAACGACGCGCGCGCTCGACGACGCCGCGCTCGCGAACCTCGTCGCCGTCGCCGCCGAAGCGAAGACTGCTACGCTTCTCGATACAGTCGGCTTCCCAGGGACCACGACGGACGCGGTCATCGCGGCCTGCGACCCGACGGGCGATAGTGCGGCGTTCTCCGGGAGTGCCACGCGCGTCGGTGCCGCGGCGCGCGCTTGCGTCCGGGACGCAGTGCGCGCGAGCTACACCAGCCGATACGGCGACGACGAGCCACCGAAATCCGTCGCTGACGCCAGACACGGCGTGCAGACGGACGTCCGGGGCGACGTGTTCGTTCCCGACGATCAGTAG
- a CDS encoding cobalt-precorrin-7 (C(5))-methyltransferase, giving the protein MSDDYDLDSEPDPAAFAASEPESAKENGAVVHAVGVGPGNPEFLTPRGERAIRDADVVVGFETVVEFVADHTEADLLTCGYRDEGETLAAFAERVAAGERGTAVLMGDPNHSGYQFLGKVGCAVEPPVRVVPGISSLQVAASRARTPMEDTEFVTLHKSGDLAPDLARLREAVGERHLLVLPRPFDLMPGDVAADLLDAGASPDLRALVLERLTHDDETITRTTLGDLAEHAGEETPFSDLSVLAVRRA; this is encoded by the coding sequence GTGAGCGACGACTACGACCTCGATTCGGAGCCGGACCCGGCGGCGTTCGCGGCCAGCGAGCCGGAATCAGCCAAGGAGAACGGAGCCGTCGTGCACGCCGTCGGCGTCGGCCCCGGGAACCCCGAGTTCCTGACGCCACGCGGCGAGCGTGCGATACGAGACGCGGACGTCGTCGTTGGATTCGAGACGGTCGTGGAGTTCGTCGCGGACCACACGGAGGCCGACCTGCTGACGTGTGGCTACCGCGACGAGGGCGAGACGCTGGCGGCGTTCGCGGAGCGCGTCGCGGCCGGCGAGCGCGGGACCGCGGTGCTGATGGGCGACCCGAACCACTCGGGCTACCAGTTCCTCGGGAAGGTCGGGTGCGCGGTGGAGCCACCCGTGCGAGTGGTTCCGGGCATCTCGTCGCTCCAGGTGGCAGCGAGTCGGGCGCGCACGCCGATGGAGGACACCGAATTCGTCACGCTCCACAAGAGCGGCGACCTCGCGCCCGACCTCGCACGGCTCCGCGAAGCCGTGGGCGAGCGCCACCTGCTCGTGCTGCCGCGGCCGTTCGACCTGATGCCCGGGGACGTCGCCGCGGACCTACTGGACGCGGGCGCAAGTCCCGACTTGCGGGCGCTCGTACTCGAACGACTCACGCACGACGACGAGACGATTACGCGGACGACGCTCGGCGACCTCGCCGAGCACGCCGGCGAGGAGACGCCGTTCTCTGATTTGTCGGTGCTGGCCGTCCGGCGGGCGTAG
- a CDS encoding cob(I)yrinic acid a,c-diamide adenosyltransferase codes for MTDEPDATDEQADQHARTPGKGRTPTARDITPSAPEEFGLVQVWWGDGKGKTTAALGMGFRAAGHGHRVHLLQFMKGGTASVEDVRGEYNAIAEMPGFTYENSGHYGWHGFLDGSDDDEHGARARGGLARARELVDAARDADGELPLDAPADDGVHMLILDELLYAANRGLVDPEDVVSLVEDKPANLELVLTGGHDEPAYATERADLVTEVRKQTHPIDAGQRARKGTEY; via the coding sequence ATGACCGACGAACCAGATGCGACCGACGAGCAGGCCGACCAGCACGCCCGAACACCCGGTAAGGGGCGGACGCCGACCGCGCGCGACATCACGCCGAGCGCGCCCGAGGAGTTCGGCCTCGTGCAGGTCTGGTGGGGCGACGGCAAGGGCAAGACCACCGCGGCGCTCGGGATGGGGTTCCGGGCGGCCGGCCACGGTCACCGCGTCCACCTCCTCCAGTTCATGAAGGGCGGCACCGCCAGCGTCGAGGACGTCCGCGGCGAGTACAACGCCATCGCCGAGATGCCGGGGTTCACGTACGAGAACTCCGGGCACTACGGCTGGCACGGCTTCCTCGACGGCAGCGACGACGACGAACACGGCGCTCGCGCACGAGGCGGGCTCGCTCGCGCCCGCGAACTCGTCGACGCCGCCCGCGACGCCGACGGCGAACTCCCGCTCGACGCGCCGGCCGACGATGGCGTCCACATGCTGATTCTGGACGAACTCCTGTACGCCGCGAACCGCGGACTCGTCGACCCCGAGGACGTGGTTTCGCTCGTCGAGGACAAACCCGCGAACCTCGAACTCGTGCTCACGGGCGGGCACGACGAACCCGCGTACGCCACCGAGCGCGCGGACCTCGTGACCGAAGTCCGCAAGCAGACCCACCCAATCGACGCGGGCCAGCGCGCCCGCAAGGGCACCGAGTACTGA
- a CDS encoding nicotinate-nucleotide--dimethylbenzimidazole phosphoribosyltransferase — MTDTPETLFALVAGATETATIDGISAAGADPTLMAHTPSADGEILAYGRPVRAPVVPVSPSGCPTPAVVTRAVRERVDFESIVVDAGLAEPTGAPTVDVGAARGGDARDPEPVPDAGSIFADARRFGGDLPTERLALAETIPGGTTTAMGVLAALGERRAVSSSLPENPLELKREVVDAGLDASGLARGDLAGQPTEAVRQMGDPVLAAVAGLAVGALEADTEVVLAGGTQLATAGALVRHAGLTADLELATTSFVASDDSADVRALAADNDLALTVTDPGFERRDGHPAMAAYLAGEAKEGVGMGGALALADEAGVGMDSIRDAIAAVYDRVTEREAAP; from the coding sequence GTGACTGACACGCCCGAGACGCTGTTCGCGCTCGTGGCCGGTGCCACCGAGACGGCGACCATCGACGGCATCAGCGCCGCCGGCGCGGACCCCACACTGATGGCGCACACGCCCAGCGCGGACGGCGAAATTCTCGCGTACGGCCGGCCCGTGCGAGCACCGGTCGTCCCCGTCAGCCCCTCCGGCTGCCCGACGCCCGCGGTCGTCACGCGCGCCGTCCGCGAGCGCGTGGACTTCGAGAGCATCGTTGTCGACGCCGGCCTCGCGGAACCGACTGGCGCGCCCACCGTCGACGTCGGTGCGGCGCGCGGTGGCGACGCACGCGACCCCGAACCCGTCCCCGACGCTGGCTCGATATTCGCGGACGCGCGGCGCTTCGGCGGTGACCTCCCCACGGAACGCCTCGCGCTCGCGGAGACGATTCCCGGCGGCACCACCACCGCGATGGGCGTCCTCGCCGCGCTCGGCGAACGCCGCGCGGTCTCTTCGTCGCTCCCCGAGAACCCCCTCGAACTCAAACGCGAGGTTGTCGACGCGGGCCTCGATGCCAGCGGCCTCGCCCGCGGCGACCTCGCCGGCCAGCCCACGGAGGCCGTCCGGCAGATGGGCGACCCCGTGCTCGCCGCCGTCGCCGGCCTCGCGGTCGGCGCGCTCGAAGCCGACACCGAGGTCGTGCTCGCGGGCGGCACCCAACTCGCCACCGCGGGCGCGCTCGTCCGGCACGCCGGCCTCACGGCCGACCTCGAACTCGCGACCACGTCGTTCGTCGCAAGCGACGACTCCGCGGACGTCCGCGCGCTCGCCGCCGACAACGACCTCGCGCTCACCGTCACCGACCCCGGCTTCGAGCGACGCGACGGCCACCCCGCGATGGCCGCGTACCTCGCCGGCGAAGCCAAAGAGGGCGTCGGGATGGGCGGCGCGCTCGCACTCGCCGACGAGGCGGGTGTCGGAATGGACTCGATTCGGGACGCAATCGCGGCGGTCTACGACCGCGTCACTGAGCGGGAGGCCGCGCCGTGA
- the cbiB gene encoding adenosylcobinamide-phosphate synthase CbiB yields the protein MALTAVAAVALAFVLEVVLAEPPASVHPVAWLGRTVAPFDREWAHPKVVGALVALVIPLVAAALVASLVALAGRVDRLLAAAIAGLALFTTTSLRMLLGEARAVVAATDGDLDAARERLESLAGRDASDLSAGEVRSAAVESAAENLADGLVAPLLAFAVGALVSLPVAAGAAAWVKGVNTLDSMLGYRSKPVGTASARLDDAVMWLPARLSAVLVAVAGLDLSALTRASEHADAPPSPNSGWPMATLAAVLGVRLAKPGVYDLPLGEEFPTVAESERGVRVVGVAGALSYALAAGVVAWS from the coding sequence GTGGCGCTGACTGCAGTTGCAGCAGTCGCGCTCGCGTTCGTGCTCGAAGTCGTGCTGGCGGAGCCACCCGCGAGCGTCCACCCCGTCGCGTGGCTCGGGCGCACAGTCGCGCCATTCGACCGCGAGTGGGCGCACCCCAAAGTTGTCGGCGCGCTCGTCGCCCTCGTCATCCCGCTGGTGGCCGCCGCTCTCGTCGCCTCGTTGGTCGCGTTGGCGGGGCGCGTCGACCGGCTTCTCGCCGCCGCCATCGCCGGACTCGCGCTGTTCACGACGACCAGTCTGCGGATGCTGCTGGGGGAAGCCCGTGCGGTCGTCGCGGCCACCGATGGCGACCTCGACGCCGCGCGCGAACGCCTCGAGTCGCTGGCCGGGCGGGACGCGAGCGACCTCTCCGCGGGCGAGGTGCGGAGCGCGGCTGTCGAGAGCGCCGCGGAGAATCTCGCGGACGGCCTCGTCGCGCCGCTGCTCGCGTTCGCGGTCGGTGCACTCGTCTCGCTGCCGGTCGCGGCGGGCGCGGCGGCGTGGGTGAAAGGCGTGAACACGCTCGACTCGATGCTCGGCTACCGCTCGAAGCCCGTCGGGACCGCGAGCGCGCGCCTCGACGACGCCGTGATGTGGCTGCCCGCGCGCCTGAGCGCGGTGCTCGTCGCGGTTGCTGGACTGGACCTGAGTGCGCTGACTCGCGCCAGCGAGCACGCCGACGCGCCGCCGTCGCCGAACTCCGGGTGGCCGATGGCGACGCTCGCCGCGGTGCTCGGCGTCCGCCTCGCGAAGCCGGGCGTCTACGACCTGCCGCTCGGCGAAGAGTTCCCGACTGTCGCGGAGAGCGAGCGCGGCGTCCGCGTCGTCGGCGTCGCTGGCGCGCTCTCGTACGCGCTCGCCGCGGGGGTGGTTGCGTGGTCGTGA
- a CDS encoding DUF7838 family putative zinc beta-ribbon protein, with amino-acid sequence MARELDHECPNCGEEQTFYRAAATQIHLGQKTKWNCPDCGYGFIRIDGDIDSSASA; translated from the coding sequence ATGGCTCGCGAACTCGACCACGAGTGTCCGAACTGCGGCGAGGAACAGACGTTCTACCGCGCCGCGGCGACCCAGATCCACCTCGGGCAGAAGACGAAGTGGAACTGTCCCGACTGCGGGTACGGGTTCATCCGAATCGACGGCGACATCGACTCCTCGGCCAGCGCCTGA
- a CDS encoding cobyrinic acid a,c-diamide synthase, translating into MRGVVLGGTASGVGKTVATLATLRALETARYDPQPAKAGPDFIDPSHHEPVAGKPSRSLDPWLSGDEGVRRNYYRGDGGVCVVEGMMGLYDGSVASTANVAEVLDLPVVLVVDASAGMQSVGATALGFREYAAEAGYDVDVVGVLAQRAHGGRHAEGIRDALPEDLAYLGRIPPTENLDIPDRHLGLHMGDEAPVELKAVDAAAEHVDAEQIAELAREPPRPEPAESKPATGKRVAVASDAAFCFEYPATRERLRERADVVPFSPVAGDDLPECDGVYLPGGYPELHANALADSPALDALSERAADGLPVLGECGGLMALAESLTTTDGETYGMAGVLPADVTMQERYQALDHVELRARGDALTASAGETLRGHEFHYSEAAVASDARFAFDVERGTGITDERDGLTEYQTLGTYAHVHADSGAFDAFIENL; encoded by the coding sequence GTGAGGGGCGTCGTCCTCGGCGGCACGGCCTCCGGCGTCGGGAAGACCGTCGCGACGCTGGCGACCCTGCGCGCGCTCGAAACCGCGCGCTACGACCCGCAGCCAGCGAAGGCGGGTCCAGACTTCATCGACCCGAGCCACCACGAGCCAGTCGCGGGCAAGCCCTCGCGCTCGCTGGACCCGTGGCTCTCCGGCGACGAGGGCGTGCGCCGGAACTACTACCGCGGCGACGGCGGCGTCTGCGTCGTCGAGGGGATGATGGGGCTGTACGACGGCAGCGTCGCCAGTACCGCGAACGTCGCCGAGGTCCTCGACCTCCCGGTCGTGTTGGTCGTGGACGCGAGCGCGGGGATGCAGAGCGTCGGCGCGACCGCGCTCGGCTTCCGCGAGTACGCTGCCGAAGCCGGCTACGACGTGGACGTGGTCGGCGTGCTCGCCCAGCGCGCGCACGGCGGCCGCCACGCCGAGGGCATCCGGGACGCGCTCCCAGAGGACCTCGCGTACCTCGGCCGCATTCCGCCGACGGAGAACCTGGACATCCCGGACCGCCACCTCGGCCTCCACATGGGCGACGAAGCGCCCGTCGAGCTGAAGGCCGTCGACGCGGCCGCCGAACACGTCGATGCCGAACAGATTGCCGAACTCGCGCGCGAACCGCCGCGACCCGAGCCCGCGGAGTCGAAGCCCGCGACCGGCAAGCGCGTCGCCGTTGCGTCCGACGCAGCGTTCTGTTTCGAGTACCCGGCGACCCGGGAGCGCCTGCGCGAGCGCGCCGACGTGGTGCCGTTCTCGCCGGTCGCGGGCGACGACCTGCCCGAGTGCGACGGCGTCTACCTACCCGGCGGCTACCCAGAACTCCACGCGAACGCGCTCGCAGACTCGCCCGCGCTCGACGCGCTCTCTGAACGGGCGGCGGACGGCCTGCCCGTGCTCGGCGAGTGCGGCGGCCTGATGGCGCTCGCGGAGTCGCTGACGACGACGGACGGCGAGACGTACGGGATGGCGGGCGTGCTCCCCGCGGACGTGACGATGCAGGAGCGCTACCAGGCGCTCGACCACGTGGAACTGCGGGCTCGCGGCGACGCGCTCACCGCGAGCGCGGGCGAGACGCTACGTGGTCACGAGTTCCACTACTCCGAAGCAGCAGTTGCGAGTGACGCGCGGTTCGCGTTCGACGTCGAGCGCGGGACGGGCATCACCGACGAGCGGGACGGACTGACCGAGTATCAGACGCTGGGCACGTACGCGCACGTCCACGCCGACAGCGGCGCGTTCGACGCATTCATCGAGAACCTATGA
- a CDS encoding cobyric acid synthase, producing MADCRTLLVAGTASHVGKSTVAAGLCRHLADAGVSVAPFKAQNMSNNARAVPASEGTPEAAWGEIGVSQYVQARAARVPANTDHNPVLLKPRGDAESQLVLDGQAVGHYAAGDYYDEHWDEARETAEAAHERLAAEHDIIVAEGAGSIAEVNLHDRDLANVETARFADRVAPQARRNGRAAEPGGADVLVVVDIERGGAFASLYGTLELLPEDVRERVVGAVITKFRGDPALLDAGIEEIEERTGVPILGVLPYDDPGLPEEDSLSLPDSDERALLGDDEILDEHAVTVAVPRLPRISNFTDLEPLARVPGVRVAYVPSETGLDDADAVVLPGTKNTVDDLRDLRTAGFGDALARFDGPVVGLCGGYQLLGERIVNAGVESTDDLDAVEGFGLLPVETTFREDKRVEAVTHELDGAGPLAGATGEVSGYEIHMGRTEVPESLPNPVGATSAATERVLGTYLHGLFKNENAREAFVDAVYEHAGRERPDAASDQQSPYDAAADLVREHVDLDALDLPP from the coding sequence ATGGCCGACTGCCGCACGCTGCTCGTCGCGGGGACGGCCTCCCACGTCGGCAAGAGCACCGTCGCCGCCGGGCTCTGCCGCCACCTCGCCGACGCGGGCGTGTCGGTCGCACCGTTCAAGGCCCAGAACATGAGCAACAACGCGCGCGCCGTCCCCGCTTCGGAGGGCACACCCGAGGCCGCGTGGGGCGAAATCGGCGTCTCGCAGTACGTGCAGGCGCGAGCCGCTCGCGTTCCCGCAAACACTGACCACAACCCTGTCCTCCTGAAGCCGCGCGGGGACGCCGAGAGCCAGCTCGTCCTCGACGGGCAAGCCGTCGGCCACTACGCCGCCGGCGACTACTACGACGAGCACTGGGACGAGGCCCGGGAGACCGCAGAAGCAGCCCACGAACGTCTCGCTGCTGAGCACGACATCATCGTCGCGGAGGGCGCGGGCAGCATCGCGGAGGTCAATCTCCACGACCGCGACCTCGCGAACGTCGAAACCGCGCGGTTCGCGGACCGCGTCGCGCCGCAGGCGCGACGAAATGGCCGAGCGGCGGAGCCGGGAGGCGCGGACGTGCTCGTCGTCGTGGACATCGAGCGCGGCGGCGCGTTCGCCAGCCTCTACGGCACGCTCGAACTGCTCCCCGAGGACGTCCGCGAGCGCGTCGTCGGCGCAGTCATCACGAAGTTCCGCGGCGACCCAGCGCTCCTCGACGCTGGCATCGAAGAAATCGAGGAACGGACCGGCGTCCCAATCTTGGGCGTGCTCCCGTACGACGACCCCGGGCTCCCCGAGGAAGACAGTCTCTCGCTCCCCGACAGCGACGAGCGCGCACTGTTGGGTGACGACGAGATTCTCGACGAACACGCCGTCACGGTTGCGGTCCCGCGGCTGCCCCGCATCTCGAACTTCACGGACCTCGAACCGCTCGCGCGCGTCCCCGGCGTCCGCGTCGCGTACGTGCCGTCCGAAACCGGGCTCGACGACGCGGACGCGGTCGTGCTCCCGGGCACGAAGAACACCGTCGACGACCTCCGCGACCTCCGCACAGCCGGGTTCGGCGACGCGCTCGCGCGCTTCGACGGTCCCGTCGTCGGGCTCTGTGGCGGCTACCAGTTGCTCGGCGAGCGCATCGTGAACGCCGGCGTCGAGTCCACCGACGACCTCGATGCTGTCGAGGGGTTCGGGCTGCTCCCCGTCGAGACGACGTTCCGCGAGGACAAGCGCGTGGAAGCAGTCACCCACGAACTGGACGGCGCGGGCCCGCTCGCGGGCGCGACGGGCGAGGTGTCGGGCTACGAGATTCATATGGGCCGGACCGAGGTCCCCGAGTCGCTGCCGAATCCGGTCGGGGCGACGAGCGCCGCGACCGAGCGCGTGCTCGGCACCTACCTCCACGGGCTCTTCAAGAACGAAAACGCGCGAGAGGCGTTCGTAGACGCGGTCTACGAACACGCGGGCCGGGAGCGCCCGGACGCAGCCAGCGACCAGCAGTCGCCGTACGACGCGGCCGCCGACCTCGTGCGGGAGCACGTCGACCTCGACGCGCTGGACCTCCCGCCGTAG
- a CDS encoding sirohydrochlorin chelatase, with amino-acid sequence MTRDALVLLGRDTPHARETLATHASRLRDRGVADAVHACYFRHEPRRDLRDQLAAVDADRAFAVPMTAAHGRETTVGVPSALDRLDAAVHYCEPVCRSPVVTDALRDRAVDAADGTPDAVGLVALGASSRPYHRQVAEYHAARLRANGDYDDVATSYLVQNPAAECLRYNLDADHAVAVPLFVAGGDATDRDIPDRLELDRGGLAYADPLGAHPRLTDAVEAQLAQQRVLASHDAGTTFEASLTADAAAFAADGDGR; translated from the coding sequence ATGACACGCGACGCTCTCGTCCTGCTCGGCCGGGACACGCCCCACGCCCGCGAAACGCTCGCCACCCACGCCAGCCGCCTGCGCGACCGCGGCGTCGCGGACGCGGTCCACGCCTGCTACTTCCGCCACGAGCCGCGGCGGGACCTCCGCGACCAGCTCGCGGCCGTCGACGCCGACCGCGCGTTCGCCGTCCCGATGACGGCCGCGCACGGCCGCGAAACGACCGTCGGCGTCCCCTCCGCGCTCGACCGCCTCGACGCGGCCGTCCACTACTGCGAACCGGTCTGTCGCAGTCCCGTGGTCACCGACGCGCTCCGCGACCGTGCTGTCGACGCTGCCGACGGCACCCCGGACGCGGTCGGTCTCGTCGCGCTCGGCGCGAGCTCCCGGCCCTACCACCGACAGGTCGCGGAGTACCACGCCGCCCGCCTGCGCGCGAACGGCGACTACGACGACGTCGCCACCAGCTACCTCGTCCAGAACCCCGCCGCGGAGTGCCTGCGCTACAACCTCGACGCCGACCACGCCGTCGCCGTCCCGCTGTTCGTCGCCGGCGGCGACGCCACCGACCGCGACATCCCCGACCGCCTCGAACTCGACCGCGGCGGCCTCGCGTACGCCGACCCGCTCGGTGCTCACCCGCGCTTGACGGACGCCGTCGAAGCCCAACTCGCCCAACAACGCGTGCTCGCCAGCCACGACGCCGGCACGACGTTCGAGGCGTCGCTGACCGCCGACGCCGCCGCATTCGCCGCCGACGGCGACGGCCGGTAG
- a CDS encoding NTP transferase domain-containing protein has protein sequence MCGGRGTRLDSDVEKPLFVISGRPMVDYVRDALAESRVETTHAVVSPHAPETRAHLRGELPVIETAGEGYVADLTTALDAVETPVLTVAADLPLLDGDVVNTVLDAADGSTSVRVPSALKDALGASTDEEGEWVPTGVNVVADDEDSVFRSDDTRLAVNVNRRSDAALAERLLAPRTDAPKPGRGVEGDDGP, from the coding sequence ATGTGCGGCGGTCGCGGGACGCGCCTCGATAGCGACGTCGAGAAGCCGCTGTTCGTGATTTCGGGCCGGCCGATGGTCGACTACGTCCGCGACGCGCTCGCCGAGAGCCGGGTCGAAACCACGCACGCCGTCGTCTCACCGCACGCGCCGGAGACACGCGCGCATCTCCGCGGTGAGCTTCCAGTTATCGAGACGGCAGGCGAGGGCTACGTCGCGGACTTGACCACCGCACTCGACGCCGTGGAGACGCCCGTGTTGACCGTCGCCGCGGACCTCCCACTGTTGGACGGCGATGTCGTGAACACCGTACTGGATGCCGCGGACGGCTCGACGAGCGTGCGCGTCCCGTCCGCGCTGAAGGACGCGCTCGGCGCGAGCACTGACGAAGAAGGCGAGTGGGTTCCGACGGGCGTGAACGTCGTCGCGGATGACGAGGATTCGGTGTTCCGGAGCGACGACACACGGCTCGCTGTGAACGTGAACCGCCGGTCGGACGCCGCGCTCGCCGAGCGCCTGCTCGCGCCGCGAACCGACGCACCGAAACCCGGTAGGGGCGTGGAGGGAGACGATGGACCCTGA